The window CGGGGACGTGGAGCGGTAGACCTTGTAATAGCGGGCCGTGGCGGCGAATTCCGGAGCCTGCCACGAGAGCGTGACGCCTACTTCGTCCGCGGCGATGACCTGCAAGTTCCGCGGCATGTCGGCCGGTTGACCGCTGGGATTTTCAAACGTGTTGATGAGCGGATGGACCCGGTCGCCGGCCATGCCGAGCCAAATGTCATACGCGCCGTCGCCGTCCAAGTCGGTGACGTCCACGTCATTGCCAAAATCGTTCCCGTTCGCCGCAATCACGACCGTCCGGTTGGGGGAATAGGCAAAGTGACCGGACCCATCGTTCAGGTAGAACTGCAATTGCTTGATATCTGTGCCGGTATCCCGCCGCAGAGCGATGAAGTCCAGGTCGCCGTCGTAATCGACATCGACCAATTCGCCATTGTCACCCCGCAAGATTTCGCCGATGTAGCTTCCGATGTCCCACCGCGCCGCACTTTCTTCGGCGAAATTGCCCTGTCCGTCGTTAACGAAGATCGCGTGTGAAACGACCGGATGGCTACCGATTGTTTCGTTGAGGAGATTGTGGTCGGTAAAGAATCGTCCCAACGCAATGATAAGGTCCAGGTCGCCGTCATCGTCGATGTCGCCAAGGCTCATGGATTGATTTGAATCGCCCTGCACGCGGATATCGGGCAACACGGGAAATGACCGAGCGAATGGAGCGAAGCTCTGATTGAAGACGCCATTGCCATTGTTCTTGGCAATCGTGATCCCCAACTCTGGGCTGAATCGCTGGTCCCCTTTGATCATCAGCAGGTCGTAGTCCCCATCGCGGTCCACGTCGCCAGAGACAGTTCCATGCGGCGGATCGGCAGCCAGATTCAGGCCGCGTGACGCCGACTGTTCGGTGAAGGTGCCTTGGCCATCGTTGACCAGCAAGTTGAAGTCGTAGGGAAAACCGGAGCTAACGACAAGGTCGACGTCCCCATCGCGTTCCAGGTCGGTATTGACGATCTGCCACGCGCTGACGAACTGGCCATGGCTCAGGTCCAGCGATTTGAAGCGAAATCGGCCACGGAGGTTTTCTTGAATGGCGAATGTCTCGCCGTTGCCGCCCGAGATCACGTCCAAATCGCCATCGTTGTCCACGTCGGCGAAGTTGATCCCATCATCGCCCAATCCGCCAATCGAGTTGTCCGGTCCCTCGCGGTAGATGAAGCCGGTGAGGTTCTGTCGCGGGCTTTGCCCGACGCCTTCGCGCCCGGCCACCGGATTCATGAAGCCCTGGCCCGTATTCCAGAGCAGCCCATAGCGAGCAACCAAAGCGCGGTCCATCAGACCGTCGCCGTCAAAGTCGCCGAAATCGCCGTCATAGTAATTAGGGTTGCCAACGCCCTGCGGTCCGAACGTGTAGAGATTCGTCCCAAGCTCCAGGTACTTGTCGACGAATCCTTGCCATGGTTGGGACTGAGGATCGGCAACAAAAACATTTCCACTGTTTTCGCCGGGAAACGGAGTGGTGTGGTCGATCGAATTACCAAGGAACACCGAACTCTCCGTCGTGGCATTCACTGGCAACGTGGTGGCTTGCAGGCCGACTTTGTTGCGCCACAGAAGCGCGGTCGACGTTTCCAGAGTCAAGTCGGCCCCGCCGGAGTAATAGAGTCCTGTGTCGTTGCTGTGAGCCTCGTTTGCTAAGAACACGGTCGGGTAGGACGATGTGTCGAGCCGATTTGGCGACATCCAATAGCCGGCGGCGCCCGCCGCGCCCGCGGCGGCCACGTTGTCCACAAACTCGTTGCCTTCGCGAACCCAATACACGGCGGCGGCGGTGGTGGGATACTCAAAGATGGGTCCTGGTTGTCCCGGCAGTTCTTCGGGGCCGTAGACCAGTACGCCAAGATTGTGTTCCAGTCGATTGCCGCGTTCGTTCGCGCTTTCCAGATAGAATCCAGCGCCCTGGGCGTTGAATCCCACGGTGTCGCGCACGACGACGCCGTCCGTGCCGTGAATCGAAAGAAACTTGTTGCCAGGGTCAGAGGTGGAATTCCAGATTGACGCGCTTGCGATCTCGAAGCCGCTGCCGCCATCAAGGGGCCCGACTTCGTGGAAGTGCAGCGGGTAGCGGCCAAGCTTGGCGCGTGGGCCGAGATCGCGGAACTCGGTGAAAGCAATCGAACCGGAAGCGCCAGCAAGATAGGCCGTATGAGCGCGATGGTTCGGATCTCCTTCCGTGACGAGATTGGAGGCCAGCGTGACATTGTGGGTGAGCAAACCTACCTCGGCTTGCAGCGGAATCAAGATTTCCGTGCCGAAGAGTTCCGATTCATTCACGATCTCGCGAGTCGTGTTTGCGATGGTGTCGTACGCGTAGAGGCTCCCCTCATGAGCATACGCCAGGGCTTCATCAAATCGAACCTGATTGCCACTGACTGAGACAATCGTTCGCACCTCGACCTCGTCGGCCCCAGGTGATGCGGGCGTAATCACAACTCGATCTCCGGCGCGCCAACCCTGTGCTGCGTCCGACACGACCACTTGGGTTGAACCGGCAACTGCATCGTCTGCCAACTTCGTCCAAGAGAGCTTGGGCGCGCCGCGGAACGTAGCGATGCTTCCCGCTTCGATTACCCAGAGGCCGGTGTCCTCTGGGTGATAGTCAGGAATGCTGGGGTCCGGCCCCGGTTGAAAGGCCGAATCGTTTGGGTCGTTGGACGAGAACAGCCGATCGTTCGCGACATTGAAGCCGATGTAGGCCGAGACGTTGGCAGGAATCGGGTCGGCCGAAGTGCCCGCGTTCAGGATGCCGCCCGCGCGCACCGTTAGACTTCCGTCGAAATCGAGGCGTGTAGCCGACTGACGGGAGAAATAAAGCTCGCCGCCGTCCCGAATTAGCAGGTCTTTCGCCTCCGCCTCCGAGTCGCCATTGGCGGGCAAGTCATAAACAACTGTGAATCCCGCGATCAGCACCGAGTCGGAGCCGGACGGAACACTTCCGCCCCACGTCGCAGGTTCACTCCATTGGCCATTTTGGA of the Planctomycetia bacterium genome contains:
- a CDS encoding FG-GAP-like repeat-containing protein is translated as MRQASIRLRSTHRRRFELLEQRALLSVSAVQNGQWSEPATWGGSVPSGSDSVLIAGFTVVYDLPANGDSEAEAKDLLIRDGGELYFSRQSATRLDFDGSLTVRAGGILNAGTSADPIPANVSAYIGFNVANDRLFSSNDPNDSAFQPGPDPSIPDYHPEDTGLWVIEAGSIATFRGAPKLSWTKLADDAVAGSTQVVVSDAAQGWRAGDRVVITPASPGADEVEVRTIVSVSGNQVRFDEALAYAHEGSLYAYDTIANTTREIVNESELFGTEILIPLQAEVGLLTHNVTLASNLVTEGDPNHRAHTAYLAGASGSIAFTEFRDLGPRAKLGRYPLHFHEVGPLDGGSGFEIASASIWNSTSDPGNKFLSIHGTDGVVVRDTVGFNAQGAGFYLESANERGNRLEHNLGVLVYGPEELPGQPGPIFEYPTTAAAVYWVREGNEFVDNVAAAGAAGAAGYWMSPNRLDTSSYPTVFLANEAHSNDTGLYYSGGADLTLETSTALLWRNKVGLQATTLPVNATTESSVFLGNSIDHTTPFPGENSGNVFVADPQSQPWQGFVDKYLELGTNLYTFGPQGVGNPNYYDGDFGDFDGDGLMDRALVARYGLLWNTGQGFMNPVAGREGVGQSPRQNLTGFIYREGPDNSIGGLGDDGINFADVDNDGDLDVISGGNGETFAIQENLRGRFRFKSLDLSHGQFVSAWQIVNTDLERDGDVDLVVSSGFPYDFNLLVNDGQGTFTEQSASRGLNLAADPPHGTVSGDVDRDGDYDLLMIKGDQRFSPELGITIAKNNGNGVFNQSFAPFARSFPVLPDIRVQGDSNQSMSLGDIDDDGDLDLIIALGRFFTDHNLLNETIGSHPVVSHAIFVNDGQGNFAEESAARWDIGSYIGEILRGDNGELVDVDYDGDLDFIALRRDTGTDIKQLQFYLNDGSGHFAYSPNRTVVIAANGNDFGNDVDVTDLDGDGAYDIWLGMAGDRVHPLINTFENPSGQPADMPRNLQVIAADEVGVTLSWQAPEFAATARYYKVYRSTSPSLARTERELVKVVGESHQDEGFSAPIDRWTTTEELGDPEVSLNGGRNEVRFTDRSAKPGITYYYSVVHVGTENTPSQPTPEASASMPVLAGVDTTVPSLIILKPTPDEWSQYPEIVLQYADGGSGIDLSSLRVSFNRSFGGLPAGTDLSDSFVYKDDKLFLAPFEGDRALPQGAVTLSASIADSAGNVVAMQRTFNVRVTADQRPSAVIATSPAGDRATFAFSGALSRDGEGAVMRYEWYFPDGTTAIGKDVTWRAPGAGDFQVELYVWDDRGGVDEAEVQVSVAASRPGDTDDDDDVDLADLNAVRNNFGETGPGVIGDTFPFDGVVDLQDLNAVRNYFGEAAAGTAEFLAFTSGLRSANYHAHRLQPSQFLDSRAVDHALEAAIWLRWRDAAAAMSPPQFKTKFFRPQ